A window of the Salvelinus fontinalis isolate EN_2023a chromosome 26, ASM2944872v1, whole genome shotgun sequence genome harbors these coding sequences:
- the LOC129824192 gene encoding NPC intracellular cholesterol transporter 1-like isoform X1, translating to MGLLSERSYFFLFYIFIILTEGHYKWVQAQHCVWYGECGLSDKVPGKKYNCNYTGPPIPLPAEGHELLTELCPGYDYGNQSLCCDVQQLLTLQGSLQFPLQFLSRCPACFFNLMNLFCELTCSPRQSLFVNGTQFTNDTAANKTNVVEVQYYIGQTFANAMYNACQDVQAPSINVKALSLLCGKDASDCNATNWIEYMFNINNGQSPFPIIPIFSDVPVSGMIPMNNKTYGCTEGLEDGSGPCSCQDCSQACGPQPVPPPLLPPWTILGIDAMVVIMWISYVAFLLIFIGAVIGAWCYRKRTIESEYGPILDSNNPPCLNNDNIDQVDASCGEMLGERFESSLRSLFTRWGSFCVRQPLVVILGSLAVVAACSGGLVYMKIITDPVELWSSPSSQARQEKDYFDSHFGPFFRAEQLIITTTLQSESIYSPYPAGADVPFGAPLDKDVLHQVLDLQTDIENIVASYGDQNVTLKDICLAPLAPFNDNCTILSVLNYFQNSHKQLDRSIGDEFFVYADYHTHFLYCVSAPASLNDTYKLHDPCLGTYGGPVFPWLVLGGYDATNYNNATALVITFPVNNYHNDSVNLGKALAWEKEFIGFLKNYSNPNLTISFNSERSIEDEINRESESDLSTVVVSYAIMFVYISLALGHIHSFRRVLVDSKISLGIAGIVIVLSSVACSLGIFSYAGIPLTLIVIEVIPFLVLAVGVDNIFIIVQTYQRDERMPQEELHQQIGRILGDVAPSMLLSSFSETVAFFLGALSTMPAVRTFSLFAGLAVFIDFLLQISCFVSLLGLDAKRQEGNRLDIVCCVKLPVGQEERTDGFLFHFFKKVYAPFILKEWVRPIVVAVFVGMLSFSIAVTNKVEIGLDQKLSMPDDSYVLDYFKNLSEYLHTGPPVYFVVEDGHDYLSLEGQNSVCGGVGCSNNSLVQQVYTASLISNYTTIGFNPSSWLDDYFDWVKPQSSCCRYYNSSGAFCNASVVDTSCVHCRPMTPSGKLRPIEQDFMKFLPMFLSDNPNVKCGKGGHAAYSSAVVLKGNDTSVGATYFMTYHTILKDSPDFIDAMKMARVLADNITSAMGHKVFPYSVFYVFYEQYLTIVYDTVFQLGVSLAAIFAVTTVLLGFELWSGVLVSITIAMILVNMFGVMWLWNISLNAVSLVNLVMSCGISVEFCSHIVRAFSISVKSTRVERAEEALAHMGSSVFSGITLTKFGGILILALSKSQIFQIFYFRMYLAMVLLGATHGLIFLPVLLSYAGPSVNKAKVFAANKRYAGTEREHRLNF from the exons GTTCAAGCCCAGCACTGTGTGTGGTACGGTGAGTGTGGGTTGTCCGACAAGGTCCCGGGGAAGAAGTACAACTGCAACTATACAGGACCACCTATCCCACTCCCAGCAGAGGGCCATGAGCTGCTCACA gaGCTGTGTCCAGGCTATGACTATGGGAACCAGAGTCTGTGCTGCGATGTCCAGCAGCTCCTGACTCTTCAAGGGAGCCTTCAGTTTCCCCTACAGTTCCTCTCTCG ATGCCCAGCCTGTTTCTTCAACCTGATGAACCTTTTCTGTGAGCTAACCTGCAGCCCCCGCCAGAGTCTGTTTGTGAACGGCACCCAGTTCACTAATGACACAGCTGCCAACAAGACCAATGTGGTGGAAGTCCAGTACTACATTGGACAGACATTTGCCAATG CCATGTACAATGCTTGTCAGGATGTCCAGGCCCCCTCCATTAACGTGAAGGCCTTGTCACTACTCTGTGGTAAGGACGCCAGTGACTGCAACGCCACCAACTGGATTGAGTACATGTTCAACATCAACAATGGACAGAGTCCCTTCCCCATCATCCCTATATTCTCAG aCGTGCCAGTGTCAGGTATGATCCCCATGAACAACAAGACATACGGCTGTACGGAGGGTCTGGAGGATGGCTCTGGGCCATGCTCCTGCCAGGACTGTAGCCAGGCCTGTGGCCCCCAGCCTGTCCCTCCGCCCCTGCTTCCGCCATGGACCATTCTGGGCATCGACGCCATGGTGGTCATCATGTGGATCTCTTATGTGGccttcctcctcatcttcatCGGAGCCGTGATCGGAGCATGGTGCTACAG AAAAAGGACAATCGAGTCGGAGTATGGTCCCATTTTGGACAGCAATAACCCTCCCTGTCTGAACAATGACAACATTGACCAAG TGGACGCATCGTGTGGTGAGATGCTGGGCGAGCGCTTCGAGAGCTCCCTGCGTTCCCTCTTCACCCGCTGGGGCTCGTTTTGCGTACGGCAGCCCCTCGTGGTCATCCTGGGCAGCCTGGCCGTAGTGGCCGCCTGCTCAGGGGGCCTGGTCTACATGAAGATCATCACGGACCCCGTGGAGCTGTGGTCCTCTCCCAGCAGCCAGGCCAGGCAGGAGAAGGACTACTTCGACAGCCACTTCGGACCCTTCTTCAGGGCAGAGCagctcatcatcaccaccacgtTGCAGTCAGAATCCATCTACTCCCCGTACCCCGCGGGGGCTGACGTGCCCTTCGGAGCCCCCCTGGACAAGGATGTCCTCCACCAG GTGTTGGATCTCCAGACGGACATAGAAAACATAGTGGCTTCATACGGGGACCAGAACGTGACCTTAAAGGATATCTGCTTGGCCCCGCTGGCCCCCTTCAACGACAACTGCACCATTCTCAGTGTTCTCAACTACTTTCAGAACAGCCACAAACAGCTGGACCGTAGCATAGGAGATGAGTTCTTTGTCTACGCAGACTACCACACACACTTCCTCTACTGCGTCAG TGCCCCAGCATCCCTCAACGACACCTACAAGCTCCATGATCCCTGCCTGGGTACCTACGGAGGCCCTGTCTTcccctggctggtcctgggaggcTATGATG CCACCAACTACAACAACGCCACAGCTCTAGTGATCACGTTCCCTGTCAACAACTACCATAACGACAGTGTCAATCTGGGAAAAGCTCTGGCCTGGGAGAAGGA ATTTATCGGTTTCCTGAAGAACTACAGCAACCCCAACCTGACCATCTCCTTCAACTCTGAGAGGAGCATCGAGGACGAGATCAACCGCGAGAGCGAAAGTGACCTCAGCACCGTCGTGGTCAGCTACGCCATCATGTTCGTCTACATCTCCCTGGCGTTAGGGCATATCCACAGCTTCAGGAGGGTGCTG GTGGACTCTAAGATCTCCCTGGGAATAGCAGGCATCGTGATAGTGCTGAGCTCAGTGGCCTGTTCTCTGGGCATCTTCAGCTATGCTGGCATCCCTCTCACCCTCATCGTCATCGAGGTCATCCCCTTCTTGGTGCTGGCTGTCGGCGTCGACAACATCTTCATCATTGTCCAAACGTACCAG AGGGATGAGCGGATGCCTCAGGAGGAGCTGCACCAGCAGATAGGCCGTATCCTAGGAGACGTGGCTCCCAGcatgctcctctcctccttttctgaGACAGTGGCTTTCTTCCTGG GGGCCCTGTCCACAATGCCAGCTGTGCGGACCTTCTCCCTGTTTGCTGGGCTGGCTGTGTTCATTGACTTCTTGCTACAGATCAGCTGCTTTGTCAGCCTGCTGGGCCTGGATGCcaagagacaggag GGGAATCGTCTGGACATTGTGTGCTGTGTGAAGCTGCCAGTTggccaggaggagaggacagatggctTCCTCTTCCACTTCTTCAAGAAGGTCTACGCCCCCTTCATCCTCAAAGAGTGGGTCAGACCCATTGTG GTGGCTGTGTTTGTGGGGATGTTGTCCTTCAGTATCGCTGTCACCAATAAGGTAGAGATTGGACTGGACCAGAAGCTCTCCATGCCTGAT GACTCGTACGTGCTGGACTACTTTAAGAACCTGAGTGAGTACCTCCACACGGGTCCTCCGGTCTACTTCGTGGTGGAGGACGGCCATGACTACCTGAGTCTGGAGGGCCAGAactctgtgtgtggaggggtgGGCTGCAGCAACAACTCTCTGGTCCAACAGGTCTACACAGCATCTCTCATCAGCAACTA CACCACTATAGGATTCAACCCGTCGTCGTGGCTGGATGACTACTTTGACTGGGTGAAGCCTCAGTCCTCCTGCTGTAGATATTACAACTCCTCTGGGGCCTTCTGCAAtgcctcag TGGTGGACACGTCGTGTGTGCACTGCCGCCCTATGACCCCCAGTGGGAAGCTGAGGCCCATAGAGCAGGACTTCATGAAGTTCCTCCCCATGTTTCTGTCAGACAACCCCAACGTCAAGTGTGGGAAAGG TGGTCACGCGGCCTACAGTTCAGCTGTGGTCCTAAAGGGGAACGACACATCTGTGGGGGCCACCTACTTCATGACCTACCACACCATCCTCAAGGACTCCCCTGACTTCATAGACGCCATGAAGATGGCCCGCGTCCTGGCTGACAACATCACAAGCGCTATGGGCCACAAAGTCTTCCCCTACAG TGTGTTCTACGTGTTCTACGAGCAGTACCTGACCATTGTCTACGACACGGTCTTCCAGCTGGGCGTGTCGCTGGCGGCCATCTTTGCGGTGACCACGGTGCTGCTGGGCTTTGAGCTGTGGTCAGGAGTGCTGGTTAGCATCACCATCGCCATGATCCTGGTCAACATGTTCGGGGTCATGTGGCTCTGGAACATCAGCCTCAACGCTGTGTCCCTCGTCAACCTCGTCATG AGCTGTGGTATCTCTGTGGAGTTCTGCAGTCACATAGTGAGGGCTTTCTCCATCAGTGTGAAGAGTACCAGGGTGGAAAGGGCTGAAGAGGCTCTGGCCCACATGGGCAGCTCA GTGTTCAGTGGCATCACTCTGACTAAGTTTGGAGGCATCCTGATCCTGGCTCTGTCCAAGTCCCAGATCTTCCAGATCTTCTATTTCCGCATGTACCTGGCCATGGTGCTGCTGGGGGCCACGCACGGACTCATCTTCCTCCCTGTGCTGCTCAGCTACGCAG GTCCTTCGGTAAACAAAGCCAAGGTGTTTGCAGCCAACAAGCGCTATGCCGGCACAGAAAGGGAGCACCGCCTCAACTTCTAG
- the LOC129824192 gene encoding NPC intracellular cholesterol transporter 1-like isoform X2: MGLLSERSYFFLFYIFIILTEGHYKWVQAQHCVWYGECGLSDKVPGKKYNCNYTGPPIPLPAEGHELLTELCPGYDYGNQSLCCDVQQLLTLQGSLQFPLQFLSRCPACFFNLMNLFCELTCSPRQSLFVNGTQFTNDTAANKTNVVEVQYYIGQTFANAMYNACQDVQAPSINVKALSLLCGKDASDCNATNWIEYMFNINNGQSPFPIIPIFSDVPVSGMIPMNNKTYGCTEGLEDGSGPCSCQDCSQACGPQPVPPPLLPPWTILGIDAMVVIMWISYVAFLLIFIGAVIGAWCYRKRTIESEYGPILDSNNPPCLNNDNIDQVDASCGEMLGERFESSLRSLFTRWGSFCVRQPLVVILGSLAVVAACSGGLVYMKIITDPVELWSSPSSQARQEKDYFDSHFGPFFRAEQLIITTTLQSESIYSPYPAGADVPFGAPLDKDVLHQVLDLQTDIENIVASYGDQNVTLKDICLAPLAPFNDNCTILSVLNYFQNSHKQLDRSIGDEFFVYADYHTHFLYCVSAPASLNDTYKLHDPCLGTYGGPVFPWLVLGGYDATNYNNATALVITFPVNNYHNDSVNLGKALAWEKEFIGFLKNYSNPNLTISFNSERSIEDEINRESESDLSTVVVSYAIMFVYISLALGHIHSFRRVLVDSKISLGIAGIVIVLSSVACSLGIFSYAGIPLTLIVIEVIPFLVLAVGVDNIFIIVQTYQRDERMPQEELHQQIGRILGDVAPSMLLSSFSETVAFFLGALSTMPAVRTFSLFAGLAVFIDFLLQISCFVSLLGLDAKRQEGNRLDIVCCVKLPVGQEERTDGFLFHFFKKVYAPFILKEWVRPIVVAVFVGMLSFSIAVTNKVEIGLDQKLSMPDDSYVLDYFKNLSEYLHTGPPVYFVVEDGHDYLSLEGQNSVCGGVGCSNNSLVQQVYTASLISNYTTIGFNPSSWLDDYFDWVKPQSSCCRYYNSSGAFCNASVVDTSCVHCRPMTPSGKLRPIEQDFMKFLPMFLSDNPNVKCGKGGHAAYSSAVVLKGNDTSVGATYFMTYHTILKDSPDFIDAMKMARVLADNITSAMGHKVFPYSVFYVFYEQYLTIVYDTVFQLGVSLAAIFAVTTVLLGFELWSGVLVSITIAMILVNMFGVMWLWNISLNAVSLVNLVMSCGISVEFCSHIVRAFSISVKSTRVERAEEALAHMGSSVFSGITLTKFGGILILALSKSQIFQIFYFRMYLAMVLLGATHGLIFLPVLLSYAGLGETVWGGDAA, from the exons GTTCAAGCCCAGCACTGTGTGTGGTACGGTGAGTGTGGGTTGTCCGACAAGGTCCCGGGGAAGAAGTACAACTGCAACTATACAGGACCACCTATCCCACTCCCAGCAGAGGGCCATGAGCTGCTCACA gaGCTGTGTCCAGGCTATGACTATGGGAACCAGAGTCTGTGCTGCGATGTCCAGCAGCTCCTGACTCTTCAAGGGAGCCTTCAGTTTCCCCTACAGTTCCTCTCTCG ATGCCCAGCCTGTTTCTTCAACCTGATGAACCTTTTCTGTGAGCTAACCTGCAGCCCCCGCCAGAGTCTGTTTGTGAACGGCACCCAGTTCACTAATGACACAGCTGCCAACAAGACCAATGTGGTGGAAGTCCAGTACTACATTGGACAGACATTTGCCAATG CCATGTACAATGCTTGTCAGGATGTCCAGGCCCCCTCCATTAACGTGAAGGCCTTGTCACTACTCTGTGGTAAGGACGCCAGTGACTGCAACGCCACCAACTGGATTGAGTACATGTTCAACATCAACAATGGACAGAGTCCCTTCCCCATCATCCCTATATTCTCAG aCGTGCCAGTGTCAGGTATGATCCCCATGAACAACAAGACATACGGCTGTACGGAGGGTCTGGAGGATGGCTCTGGGCCATGCTCCTGCCAGGACTGTAGCCAGGCCTGTGGCCCCCAGCCTGTCCCTCCGCCCCTGCTTCCGCCATGGACCATTCTGGGCATCGACGCCATGGTGGTCATCATGTGGATCTCTTATGTGGccttcctcctcatcttcatCGGAGCCGTGATCGGAGCATGGTGCTACAG AAAAAGGACAATCGAGTCGGAGTATGGTCCCATTTTGGACAGCAATAACCCTCCCTGTCTGAACAATGACAACATTGACCAAG TGGACGCATCGTGTGGTGAGATGCTGGGCGAGCGCTTCGAGAGCTCCCTGCGTTCCCTCTTCACCCGCTGGGGCTCGTTTTGCGTACGGCAGCCCCTCGTGGTCATCCTGGGCAGCCTGGCCGTAGTGGCCGCCTGCTCAGGGGGCCTGGTCTACATGAAGATCATCACGGACCCCGTGGAGCTGTGGTCCTCTCCCAGCAGCCAGGCCAGGCAGGAGAAGGACTACTTCGACAGCCACTTCGGACCCTTCTTCAGGGCAGAGCagctcatcatcaccaccacgtTGCAGTCAGAATCCATCTACTCCCCGTACCCCGCGGGGGCTGACGTGCCCTTCGGAGCCCCCCTGGACAAGGATGTCCTCCACCAG GTGTTGGATCTCCAGACGGACATAGAAAACATAGTGGCTTCATACGGGGACCAGAACGTGACCTTAAAGGATATCTGCTTGGCCCCGCTGGCCCCCTTCAACGACAACTGCACCATTCTCAGTGTTCTCAACTACTTTCAGAACAGCCACAAACAGCTGGACCGTAGCATAGGAGATGAGTTCTTTGTCTACGCAGACTACCACACACACTTCCTCTACTGCGTCAG TGCCCCAGCATCCCTCAACGACACCTACAAGCTCCATGATCCCTGCCTGGGTACCTACGGAGGCCCTGTCTTcccctggctggtcctgggaggcTATGATG CCACCAACTACAACAACGCCACAGCTCTAGTGATCACGTTCCCTGTCAACAACTACCATAACGACAGTGTCAATCTGGGAAAAGCTCTGGCCTGGGAGAAGGA ATTTATCGGTTTCCTGAAGAACTACAGCAACCCCAACCTGACCATCTCCTTCAACTCTGAGAGGAGCATCGAGGACGAGATCAACCGCGAGAGCGAAAGTGACCTCAGCACCGTCGTGGTCAGCTACGCCATCATGTTCGTCTACATCTCCCTGGCGTTAGGGCATATCCACAGCTTCAGGAGGGTGCTG GTGGACTCTAAGATCTCCCTGGGAATAGCAGGCATCGTGATAGTGCTGAGCTCAGTGGCCTGTTCTCTGGGCATCTTCAGCTATGCTGGCATCCCTCTCACCCTCATCGTCATCGAGGTCATCCCCTTCTTGGTGCTGGCTGTCGGCGTCGACAACATCTTCATCATTGTCCAAACGTACCAG AGGGATGAGCGGATGCCTCAGGAGGAGCTGCACCAGCAGATAGGCCGTATCCTAGGAGACGTGGCTCCCAGcatgctcctctcctccttttctgaGACAGTGGCTTTCTTCCTGG GGGCCCTGTCCACAATGCCAGCTGTGCGGACCTTCTCCCTGTTTGCTGGGCTGGCTGTGTTCATTGACTTCTTGCTACAGATCAGCTGCTTTGTCAGCCTGCTGGGCCTGGATGCcaagagacaggag GGGAATCGTCTGGACATTGTGTGCTGTGTGAAGCTGCCAGTTggccaggaggagaggacagatggctTCCTCTTCCACTTCTTCAAGAAGGTCTACGCCCCCTTCATCCTCAAAGAGTGGGTCAGACCCATTGTG GTGGCTGTGTTTGTGGGGATGTTGTCCTTCAGTATCGCTGTCACCAATAAGGTAGAGATTGGACTGGACCAGAAGCTCTCCATGCCTGAT GACTCGTACGTGCTGGACTACTTTAAGAACCTGAGTGAGTACCTCCACACGGGTCCTCCGGTCTACTTCGTGGTGGAGGACGGCCATGACTACCTGAGTCTGGAGGGCCAGAactctgtgtgtggaggggtgGGCTGCAGCAACAACTCTCTGGTCCAACAGGTCTACACAGCATCTCTCATCAGCAACTA CACCACTATAGGATTCAACCCGTCGTCGTGGCTGGATGACTACTTTGACTGGGTGAAGCCTCAGTCCTCCTGCTGTAGATATTACAACTCCTCTGGGGCCTTCTGCAAtgcctcag TGGTGGACACGTCGTGTGTGCACTGCCGCCCTATGACCCCCAGTGGGAAGCTGAGGCCCATAGAGCAGGACTTCATGAAGTTCCTCCCCATGTTTCTGTCAGACAACCCCAACGTCAAGTGTGGGAAAGG TGGTCACGCGGCCTACAGTTCAGCTGTGGTCCTAAAGGGGAACGACACATCTGTGGGGGCCACCTACTTCATGACCTACCACACCATCCTCAAGGACTCCCCTGACTTCATAGACGCCATGAAGATGGCCCGCGTCCTGGCTGACAACATCACAAGCGCTATGGGCCACAAAGTCTTCCCCTACAG TGTGTTCTACGTGTTCTACGAGCAGTACCTGACCATTGTCTACGACACGGTCTTCCAGCTGGGCGTGTCGCTGGCGGCCATCTTTGCGGTGACCACGGTGCTGCTGGGCTTTGAGCTGTGGTCAGGAGTGCTGGTTAGCATCACCATCGCCATGATCCTGGTCAACATGTTCGGGGTCATGTGGCTCTGGAACATCAGCCTCAACGCTGTGTCCCTCGTCAACCTCGTCATG AGCTGTGGTATCTCTGTGGAGTTCTGCAGTCACATAGTGAGGGCTTTCTCCATCAGTGTGAAGAGTACCAGGGTGGAAAGGGCTGAAGAGGCTCTGGCCCACATGGGCAGCTCA GTGTTCAGTGGCATCACTCTGACTAAGTTTGGAGGCATCCTGATCCTGGCTCTGTCCAAGTCCCAGATCTTCCAGATCTTCTATTTCCGCATGTACCTGGCCATGGTGCTGCTGGGGGCCACGCACGGACTCATCTTCCTCCCTGTGCTGCTCAGCTACGCAG GTCTGGGAGAGACGGTGTGGGGTGGTGACGCAGCGTGA